The DNA sequence ACTGACAAACGCTCTGATATATCATTTAGCCTGCTATTTTTTAAATCTAGCACGGTTGGAATATAGTCAAGGCACCCACCACTTTTTGAGTATTTTTTTATATTTCGTATAGCGTTTACAATGCAACTTGAATTAGTTGATATATTGCTTTCGAGAATTTGAATGCGGGAAGCACTACTCATATATTCTGCATATAGCTCAATTAAAAAATTCAGAGTATGCTGAACATCTATGTTTTCCAACGTCACTTTAGGTGTAGTAGTATTTGCACATACCTTACTTAACGAAGCTTGCGGATCTAAATCAACAAGCAATACCTTTTTTTTGTGATTCTTTGCAAGTAACGCGCCCAACTCAAAAACGGTCGTAGTTTTCCCTACTCCACCTTTATAATTCCCAAAAAAAATATGTTTTGCCATTTCACTTCTCCTTTTATTATTTACTTGTTAACTACGGCAGAAATACTAAGCTTTATTTAAACAGGCTCTCTCGACACAACTTCTCTCTCCAGCAATGCAAGAAAGTTTTTCAATTCAGCTGTGCTATAATCTGCAAAAGCATCCACTTTTTTATCTTGGCAAAAGAAATAGTCCAAAGTACAATTAAAAAAAGTACAATACTTGATTGCAAGCTCGACTGATATAGCACGCTCACATCTTTCTTGAAGATTAATTGATGGTGCGCTCACATTCCCTATAGCCTTTGATAATTCCTGTACCGTTAGCTTCTTTTGTTCT is a window from the Oscillospiraceae bacterium MB08-C2-2 genome containing:
- a CDS encoding helix-turn-helix transcriptional regulator — translated: MIPQNRLLALREQKKLTVQELSKAIGNVSAPSINLQERCERAISVELAIKYCTFFNCTLDYFFCQDKKVDAFADYSTAELKNFLALLEREVVSREPV